DNA sequence from the Candidatus Binataceae bacterium genome:
CGCTTCAATTTCTTTATGCGCTTGCAGATGAGGGATTGCTCACGTTTGATCACGAGCAAGCGCGGTGGTCTTGGGATTTCAATCGCATCCACGCCAAGGGCTATGCCGACAATGTCGTGGACCTCATGGCTGGGAAGCTTGCCCGCCTGCCCGAGGAAGCGCAGAAGGCGCTGCAGGAGCTGGCCTGCCTCGGCAACGTCGCCGACATCACGACGCTCATGAACGTACTCGGGACCTCGACAGATAAGGTCCACGCGGCTCTGTGGGAAGCGGTCCGACTCGAGCTGGTCGAGCGTCTGCCCGGCGCCTACAGGTTCGTTCACGACCGGGTGCAGGAAGCCGCCTATTCGCTGATTCCGGAGGAGCAGCTCGCCGCAGCCCACCTCCGGCTAGGGCGGCTTCTCGCGGCGCGAACGCCTCCGGAGATGCGAGAAGAGGCGATCTTCGAGATCGTAGGTCAGCTCAATCGCGGCTCGGCGCTGATCGCCTCGCAGGATGAACGGGAACATCTGGCCGAGTTGAACCTTACTGCGGCCAAGCGCGCCAAGGCCGCGACGGCATACGCATCAGCGCTCAGCTATCTGGTCGCTGGTGTGGCCCTGCTCCAAACCGATTGCTGGGAGCGCCGGCACGAACTCGCGTTCGCGCTGGAGCTGAACCGAGCCGAGTGCGAGTTCCTGACGAGCGATCTGGCCGCCGCGGACGAACACCTGGTGGAACTTTCAAAGCGCGCTTGTAACACGGTCGAGCGCGCCGCTGTCGCGTGCTTGCGCGTTGACCTCTACACGGCTCTCGATCAGAGCAACCGCGCGGTCGAAGTCTGTCTCGATTGCCTGCGGCATGTTGGCATCGACTTGCCGCCGCATCCGGCCGAGACGGAGGCGCGACGCGAATATGAGCGCGTCTGGTCGCAGCTTGGTGGTCGCACGATCGAAGAGCTCGTCGATCTGCCCTTGATGACCGACCCTGAATCGCTCGCGACCCTCGATGTTCTGACCAAGGTCTCGCCACCTTCACTGTTCACCGATGGGAACCTTAATTGCCTGGTCACATGTAAAGCTGTCAACCTTAGTCTCGAACGCGGAAACTGTGACGGCTCGTGCGTTCACTACGTCTGGCTTGGCTGTCTCGCTGGCGCGCTCTTCGGCGACTACAAGGCCGGACATAAATATGGTCAGGTTGGCTACGACCTGGCAGAAGGACGCGGGTTGAGGCGGTTCCAGGCCAGGACCTACGTGCTCTTCGGAGGTCTCCTCGTGATATGGACGAGACACCTGCGCGCTGGCCGTGGTCCGCTGCGGCGCGCTTTCGAAATCGCCGACAAAATCGGCGACCTTACGTTTGCTTCGTTCAGCCGCAACAATTTGAACGTCAACCTTCTCGCGGCGGGCGATCCGCTCGGCGAAGTGGAATTTGAAGTCGAACGCGGTCTCGAGTTTGCGAAGAAGTTGCGGTTTGGTCTTATGATCGACATTCTTGCCACGCAGCTCGGGCTCGTCCGCACGCTCCTCGGATTGACACCGAAATTGGGCTCGCTCGAGCATGAGCAATTGGATGGATCCCAGATCGAGCGTCGTTTCTCAGAGAACCCGGATTTGGCGATAGCTGAATGCTTGTATTGGATTCGGAAGCTGCAGGCGTGTTTCTTCGCTGGCAACTACTCCCTGGCAAACGAGGCCGCCTCCCGCGCGAAACTGCTGCTATGGACGTCGGCCGGACAGTTCGAGACGGCGGAATATCATTTCTACGCTGCGCTCTCGTGCGCCGCTGCATGCGACCGCTCACCGTTCGGCGCGGGGGAACAAGCCGCTCTCGAAGCGCATCGCCGGCAGCTTGAGATCTGGGCGGAGAACTGCCCGGAGAACTTCGAGAACCGCGCCGCGTTGGTGGGCGCCGAGATTGCCCGCTTGGAGGGCCGCGAGATCGATGCCGAGCGCCTCTACGAGCAAGCGATCCGTTCGGCCCGAGCTAACGCTTTTATTCAAAATGAGGCGCTCGCCTACGAATTGGCCGCGCGCTTCTACGCAGCGCGTGGTTTCAAAGATTTCGCGCATGTTTATGTGCGGAAAGCCCGCGACGGCTACGTGCGTTGGGGAGCGGACGGCAAGGTGCGACAACTCGATGAGATCTATCCGTTCCTCAGGACGGAGGAGTCTGCGCCGGCGCCGACCAGTACGATGCGCGCGCCCCTCGAACACCTCGACCTTGCGACCGTCATCCGGGTGTCGCAAGCGGTCTCGGGCGAGATCGTCGTCGAAAAACTGATCGACTCGCTCATGCGCACTGCGATCGAGCAGGCCGGCGCGGAGCGAGGTTTGTTGATTCTTGCGCGCGGCGCCGAGCAGCGGATCGAGGCGGAAGTCACGACCGATGGCGAAGCGGTGATAGTCCAGCTGCGCGACCAAGCCGTGGCCCAGGCCCTCCTGCCGGAGTCGGTGCTCCGCTATGTCTTGCGGACCCGGGAGAGTGTCATTCTCGACGACGCTGCGAGCGAGTCTGCCTTTGCCGAGGATTCCTACATCCGTGAGCGCCACGCTCGCTCCATTCTCTGCCTGCCGCTGATCAATCAGACCAACCTCGCGGGCGTGCTATATCTCGAGAACAACCTGGCCCGCAGCGTGTTCGCTCCGGCGCGGATCGCGGTGCTGAAGCTGCTCGCCTCGCAAGCGGCGATTTCGCTGGAAAACACACATCTCTACCGCGACCTCGCTGAACGCGAAGCAAGGATCCGGCGCTTGGTCAATGCCGACATTATCGGAATCGTCATCTGGAACATTGGGGGCCAG
Encoded proteins:
- a CDS encoding PAS domain S-box protein — encoded protein: VRSLLSLSDAELTSWREALLEALGPNARLIGDLIPELTLIIGEQLPVPELEPQQQQGRFQLVFRRFIGVFAQPEHPLALFLDDLQWLDAATLDLLEDLLIQADVQHLLLIGAYRDNEVDAAHPLMRKLTAIRSSGAKVSEIKLGTLLREDLRRLTADALRCEFDDAAPLAQLVHDKTAGNPFFALQFLYALADEGLLTFDHEQARWSWDFNRIHAKGYADNVVDLMAGKLARLPEEAQKALQELACLGNVADITTLMNVLGTSTDKVHAALWEAVRLELVERLPGAYRFVHDRVQEAAYSLIPEEQLAAAHLRLGRLLAARTPPEMREEAIFEIVGQLNRGSALIASQDEREHLAELNLTAAKRAKAATAYASALSYLVAGVALLQTDCWERRHELAFALELNRAECEFLTSDLAAADEHLVELSKRACNTVERAAVACLRVDLYTALDQSNRAVEVCLDCLRHVGIDLPPHPAETEARREYERVWSQLGGRTIEELVDLPLMTDPESLATLDVLTKVSPPSLFTDGNLNCLVTCKAVNLSLERGNCDGSCVHYVWLGCLAGALFGDYKAGHKYGQVGYDLAEGRGLRRFQARTYVLFGGLLVIWTRHLRAGRGPLRRAFEIADKIGDLTFASFSRNNLNVNLLAAGDPLGEVEFEVERGLEFAKKLRFGLMIDILATQLGLVRTLLGLTPKLGSLEHEQLDGSQIERRFSENPDLAIAECLYWIRKLQACFFAGNYSLANEAASRAKLLLWTSAGQFETAEYHFYAALSCAAACDRSPFGAGEQAALEAHRRQLEIWAENCPENFENRAALVGAEIARLEGREIDAERLYEQAIRSARANAFIQNEALAYELAARFYAARGFKDFAHVYVRKARDGYVRWGADGKVRQLDEIYPFLRTEESAPAPTSTMRAPLEHLDLATVIRVSQAVSGEIVVEKLIDSLMRTAIEQAGAERGLLILARGAEQRIEAEVTTDGEAVIVQLRDQAVAQALLPESVLRYVLRTRESVILDDAASESAFAEDSYIRERHARSILCLPLINQTNLAGVLYLENNLARSVFAPARIAVLKLLASQAAISLENTHLYRDLAEREARIRRLVNADIIGIVIWNIGGQILEANDAFLRMVGYDREDLVSGRLNWTDLTPPEWDFRNAQTVREVRMTGTAQPFEKEYFRKDGSRVPVLIGSASFEKGGNQGVAFVLDLTERKAAEAALRESEEQWKAVFENNPTMYFMLDPTGAILSVNPFGAQQLGYVTDELIGRPVEILFHEDDRDYARRNASKCLEHPGRTVIWELRKIRKNGDMLWVRETARAMLIKNRPVVLVVCEDITEGKRAAEALRETQMQLTHANRVATMGQLTASIAHEVNQPIAATVANARAALRWLGAEPPNLDEVRQALGRIVRDGDRAGAVVGRVRALIKGAPPRDDRVEINGAIREVIDITRDEAMKSGVVVQTDLVEGLPLIRGDRVELQQVILNLIVNALEAMRGMSEGSRELRIGAGTTESGDVLVAVCDIGPGLAPAAVEHLFKAFYTTKPSGLGLGLSICRSIIEAHGGRLWVTANAPRGAVFQFTLPANPDMAPRL